The Motacilla alba alba isolate MOTALB_02 chromosome 29, Motacilla_alba_V1.0_pri, whole genome shotgun sequence nucleotide sequence GCGGCGCTCCGCAGGTCAGTGCTCCCGGTGGGCAGCCGGGACCGGCGCCGGTAACGGCCCCGGGAGGGCCCCGGTAACGCCCGCGGACCGGCACCGAACGGGAGCCGGGAGAGGCAGCGGCAGGGAGCGGGGACTGGGAGCAGtaaggaaagcagagcagatccCGCCGGGAACAGCGACCCCGACCGGTACCGGCCCCGCACCGGGACCGGCGATGAACTGGGACAGGTCAGGGAGAGGCGCTGGAatcagcagggagcaggaaccGGCACCGGTAACAGCGCCGGACTGGGACCAGTAACAGCCCCGCACTGGGGCCggcagccagctggagctgggagaggcagggaacGGGACTGGCACCAGCAAGGAAAGCAGCCTGGAGCCAGTGAGGAGTGCAGAGCCAGTCCCACAGGGAGCACAGACAGGGACTGCTAAGGACAGACTGGCACCAGTAAGGAGGATAAACTGGCACCAGTAAGGAGGGCAGACCAGTAACCACAGGCAATAGAGACTGGGATGAACAGGGAATCCAGACTGGAACCAGTAAGGACAGAGTGGCACCAGTAAAGATAAACTGGCACCAGTAAGGATAAACTGGCACCAGTAAGGaggacacagcagctcccactgggaACAGGGACTGGGTGGGGACGGACTGGCCCCGCTGAAGAGGGACTGGGACCAttgaggagagcagggcagggaaaacaaactggGACCAGTAAGGAACAGAGACTGGAACAATAAGAAGGAcgcagcagctcccagagagaATATGTACTGGGTCCAGTAAACACAGACTGGGACCAGTAAGGACAGACTGGGAGCACTGAGGACAGCCTGGGTCCCGTAGGGAATCGAGACTAGGACCAGTAACGAGGACTCCCAGTAAGGAgtccccccgcgcccccccgaGCGGGAGTGTCCCGGCGGTGGCAGCGGGgctgtcccagtgtccctgtccccgtgttCCTCCCCCAGCGGTGCCACTCTGCGCTGGCAGCGCCACCCGCAGGGACAGAGCCGCCCTTCCCGCCTTGGGATTTGCCCGAATTTCTCGattttttccaggcaggaaaatgcccccgagccccgcgggACCCCAGCACGCCGAGACCCTGGGGGTCGGCAAAGCCATCGCCGTCCTCACCTCCGGGGGGGACGCACAGGGTAAGAGGACCCCAAAGCCCCCGGGATCCAAAACCCCGCCAGAAATCCCTAGAAATTGCCCCAAAtgtctcccccctccccccaaaactccccaaaccCCCTGGAATCCCGAAATCCCCGGGATCCCAAAACCCCcgccccaaatcccccctgaAATTCCCACAAAATCCCTAAAAATCCTCTCCCAAGTCCCTAAAACCGCTCCTTTTGAGGTAAAAATTGGGATTTTGATCCCACAGCTGTTGGGGTTTTCCCTGGATTGAGGTTCTGGGAATGACcttggggagattttggggtcgGGTGGAGCTCGGGGGGTTTTGCGACAGCAGGGGGGAATTGGCGACAAAATTTGGGCAGGGGACTCCAAGTGGGCACCGGTGGCACTTTGGCACCGAGCCAAAATAATCAGGATTGCCCAAAATTCTAAGGATTCATCCCCAAATTTGGTGTTTTTCCGGGGGTCCCAAGGATGGAGGGGTGGACGGACATGGGGGGGGGGCTGCCAGGCCACGGGGGCCCCCCCGGAGTGTCCCCTCCCCCATCCCCCGTGTTTGTCACCTGTGTCAGGCGCTGCCACCAAAGGTCACCGGGGCAAAAATAACCCAGGCGGTGGCAGCTGCgaggggggacacggggggggcacgggggggaCGGAATGGGGGTGTCCGCTGGggggtggcagctgcagggaggtggcaggggtTGGGGATGTCACCGGGGGTGACAGGATGGCCGCGGTGTCCCGCAGGGATGAACGCGGCCGTGCGCGCCGTGGTGCGCGTGGGGATCTACACCGGGGCCAGGGTGTTCTTCGTGTGTGAGGTCAGTGTCAGCTccaaccccaaaattccacagCCCCGCTGCAAAGTTTGGGAAAAGGTGTCACTGAATCACTGTCCActctgtccccacagggctACCAGGGGCTGGTGGACGGCGGTGACCACATCAGGGAGGCCACGTGGGAAAGCGTGTCCATGATGCTGCAGCTGGTGAGGGACACGAACAgggggacacacggacagggggacactgggggatcccctccagggctggggggcactgggTGTGCTCCTCACTGGTCCCAGTTTGTCCCTCACCGGCTCCAGTCTgagcctgggctcagcagaACATGACCCAAAAGTAGAGCTGGGAtggggggagagagggaggggcAGACACAGGGACGGACATGGGGACGGACAtagggatgggatgggtggATGGACACAGGGgtggatggacacagggacagacacggAGATGGGTGGATGAACACAGGGACGGacatggggatgggatgggtggATGGACAGAGGGATAAcgtggggatgggatgggtggatggacacagggacGGACAGCCAGCCCCAAGGCCAGCCATGCCCCGCCGTCCCCAGGGCGGCACGGTGATCGGCAGCGCGCGCTGCCAGGATTTCCGCACGCGCGAGGGGCGGCTCCGCGCCGCGCGGAACTTGGTCAAGCGCGGCATCACCAACCTGTGCGTGATCGGCGGCGACGGCAGCCTCACCGGCGCCGACACCTTCCGCGCCGAGTGGGGtgggctcctggcagagctgctcaaaaCCGGTAtggggggacaccgggggagccccaaaacccccctggGGTGAGGGAGAGGGACgggggcagagggaaagggTTGGGGTCAAAAGAGAAAGGTTTGGAttcaaaagcacacaaaaatttggggttttcccccaAAACAGAGATTTGTGGCACTGCTTCCCCCTAAGGGGACATTTTGGGGGGGGTCCCACACCAGGAAAGGAGGGTGTGGGAAGGTTTGTGATTCCAAAAGAGTTTTGGTTCCAAAATCAAGGTGTCCTACACAAAAATACGAGGTTTTGTCACCCAAAGCTGAGTATTTTCCCCCCAAACAATCCCTTTGACACCTCTACCCCCGAGTGACCATCTGGGGATGGCGtctccctcctgcccaccctgtccccaggtgccatcACGGCAGAGGAGGCGCAGCGCTCGAGCCACCTGAACATCGTGGGCATGGTGGGCTCCATCGACAACGACTTCTGCGGCACCGACATGACCATCGGCACCGACTCGGCGCTGCACCGCATCATAGAGATCGTGGACGCCATCACCACCACGGCGCAGAGGTGACAAGGACACCATCGTTGTCCCCAACCCCCTGGTGTTCCCATTTCGGATGGGTGACGCTTTCTTGTCCCCACAGCCACCAGAGGACTTTTGTGCTGGAGGTGATGGGGCGGCACTGCGGGTACGTGCTGGTGACACCTGGGAGGGGTTCTTGTCGCCCCAAAAATTGGGGGAAGTGGCTCAAAAGCAGTTTTTGGTCCCATTTCAGGTACCTGGCGCTGATCACGGCCCTGGCCTGTGGCGCTGATTGGGTTTTCATCCCCGAGTCACCCCCCGAAGACGACTGGGAGGAGCACCTGTGCAGGAGGCTGGCTGAGGTGGGAGGGAGGAATGGACACAGGGGTGGACACAGGCAGAGAGGGACGGAAGGagagatggacacagggatggatggacggacggGTGGATGATCTCCCCCGTCCCCATCCCTGTTGCCACACCGTGATCCCTCCCAGACCCGTGACGGCGGCTCCAGGCTCAACATCATCATCGTGGCTGAGGGTGCCATCGACAAGCACGGCAAGGCCATCACCTCGGACGACATCAAAACCGTGAGTGTGaacggggggacacgggggacaaGCCCCTTTGCCTCCTTCCTTTTTGGGCCAGTCCTGGAGctctcctgtgtccctgcagctggtggTGAAACGTCTGGGCTACGACACCAGGGTGACCATCCTGGGCCACGTCCAGCGTGGGGGGACTCCCTCAGCCTTTGACCGCATCCTGGTGGGCACCTCCTTCCTCACCCCGGTCCCAAATGAGGGCACCTGGAGGTGACTGACAGCCCCCGTTGGGAGGTGAcaccccccgtgtcccctcaggCCAGCAGGATGGGTGTGGAGGCCGTGATGGCGCTGCTGGAGGGGACACCGGACACCCCCGCCTGCGTGGTCAGTCTGTCCGGCAACCAGGCCGTGCGTCTGCCCCTCATGGAGTGTGTCCAGGTGGTGAGTGGGGATGGGGGGACACTGGCAGTGGCCCCAGACCCAGTCCACCTAGTCCAGGGATGGTTCCCACACCTGAGatgtccccaaaccctccagGGAGTGTCCCCAAGCCTGCCCCAGGGATGGATCCCACCCCAGGACACCTCATTTCACTCCAATCCCATCCAAAACACTCCAACCCTACCCAGGACACCCTGATCccaccccaggacaccccaatCCCACTCCAGGACACCCCAATCCCCCTCTGTGCCCCCAGACCAAGGATGTCACCACAGCCATGAACGAGGGACGCTTCGAGGACGCGGTGAAGCTGCGGGGCCGGTGGGTGGCACCTCCAtatcccctctccctgcagccccaatGTTCCTCAAAACGTCTCAAAACCCCAACTTCCTCCATTTTTAGGAGTTTTCAGAACAACTGGAACGTCTACAAGCTGCTGGCTCACATCCGCCCACCTGCCACCAAGGTagggggcactggggagggcACGGGGAGGGCCTGAGCCGGGTCACCCCAATCCCAACCCAGGTTACCCCAACCCCCGGTGAGCCCTGTgcccttgtccctgtccccagagcggGTACACGGTGGCCGTGATGAACGTGGGTGCTCCGGCCGCGGGGATGAACGCGGCCGTGCGGTCGACCGTGAGGATCGGCCTCATCCACGGCCACCGGATGCTCGCGGTGCACGACGGCTTCGAGGGGCTGGCATTCGGCATGGTGAGGGTCCAGAGGGGAACAGGGTGGGAAAAGGGTCAGGAAAGGGTCTGGGATGGGGAGATTCCTACAGGgaatggggtttgggatggatttgaGGGGCTGGCATTCGGCACGGTGAGGGTCCTATGGGGGAAAGGAGTTGGGATGGGGTGGCCAGGGCATGACGGATTTGAAGGGCTGCATTTTGAGATGGTGACATTCCTGTAGGAATCCCTATAGGGAAAAGGGGATGGGAAGGGCAGGATGGATTTGAAGGATTgggttttgggatggggagATCCCAGTGGAAATATAGGCTGGGAAAAAGAGTTTGGGAAGTGCAGGATGGGTTTGAGGggttggattttgggaagggggGCATCCTTGTGGGAAAAGGGTGCAAGAAAAGGGCCGGGGAAGGGGCATTTGTGGTACTTCAGGGATGGAGATTCCTCAGGATGGAGGTGTTTAACCCCTGTccaaaccccagccctgctgtgggtctgatctgctgctgtccccGAGCCAGGGGACATTGTGTGACCCCAATGTCACTCTGATAGGGCTGAGGGTGGCCAGTGTGACTCCAGATCCTTTTCCCACCCCATTAAATGCCTGTTTCACCCCCCAGGTGGAGGAGATCGGCTGGAATACCGTGGGCAGCTGGACGGGGCTGGGAGGATCCAAACTGGGCACCAAGAGGTGACTCCTTGCTCTGTGTGGGGACATTTGGGGTCCTTCTGGGGTCCCCCTCTGGTCAGGCTCATCCTGAGGAGGatatttccctttcccaggaCTCTGcctaagaaatattttgaggaGATCAGCGCCAACATCAGCAAATTTGGGATTCACGGTCTTGTCATCATCGGTGGCTTTGAGGTCAGCGGAGTGTGGGCAGGGTGTGGTCAGTGGTGTGGGGTCAGCGGGGCTTGGTCAGGATATGGTTAGAGGGGCACGGTCAGGGTGTGGCCAAGGTGGGGTCAGTGTCCCCTGCTATCCCCCAGGCATTcacaggcagcccagagcaggtgGAGGGCCAGGTGCGGTCAGGGTGTGGTCAGTGTCCCCActgttcctctcctctctgcgttgtcccctgatgtccccattgtccctcAGGCATTCACAGGTGgcctggagctggtggagggCCGGGCACGCTTCGAGGAGCTCTGCATCCCCCTGTGCATCGTGCCCGCCACCGTCTCCAACAACGTCCCCGGCTCTGACTTCAGCATCGGCGCCGACACCGCCCTCAACACCATCACCAACGTGAGAGCCCAGAcacctccccaaaatccccctcgTCCCCAACACCATCACCATGGTCAGAGCCCAAATGCCCAACACCATCACCACAGTGAGAACCCAAATCCTGTTTTCCACATCCCTCCTGATGCCAAACACCATTGCCACAGTGAGATCCCAGTGAAGTCCCAAATTTCCCTGATCCCAAAGCACTCCTCCCACCACTATCACCCCTCTGAGACCCCGATGGAAATCCCCCAACTCCCCTGACCTTAAACCCCTTTTCCTGAacccaaatcccacatttcGGACGTGTGACCTGATCAAGCAGTCTGCAGTgggcaccccaaatcccttttcctgacccgaaatcccacatttcAGACGTGTGACCTGATCAAGCAGTCGGCCGCAGGCACCAAGCGCCGCGTGTTCATCATCGAGACCATGGGGGGCTTCTGTGGCTACCTGGCCACCATGGCTGGGCTGGCGGCCGGCGCCGACGCCGCCTACATCTTCGAGGAGCCCTTCAGCAGCCGTGACCTGCAGGTGGGGACAgtcctgtcccctgtccccagtgacACCAGGGTGCTGTGCAGTGAGTAGGTTTCCACTCCTGACCCCACTCCCAACCCCGCAGGCCAACGTAGACCACCTGACAGAGAAGATGAAGACCACGGTGAAGAGGGGGCTTGTGCTCAGGTGGGCCCTGGCTTTGGGGGGGACCTTGTGGCACCCCAGTGGGGATTGGGATCAGGGGAACCCATCACTGTGGTGATGGGTTAGGGATGGAAGATTTGGGATCTCATCGTGGTGCTGCTGTTTGGGATCAGGGAATTGTTTGGGATGGGGTGAATTGTGGGATTCGGGCCTgatcctgtccctgctgcaggaatgagCGCTGCAATGAGAACTACACCACAGATTTCATCTACAACCTCTACTCCGAGGagggcaaagggatttttgaCTGCCGGAAGAACGTCCTGGGGCACATGCAGCAGGTGGGAATGGGGTGAGGGTTTGGGAATTCCCGAGGAACGGGATCCATCTCCAGGGGATTTCCCCGGGAATGGGAtcaggatttgggggatttcaCTGGCTCATCCTGGAttctcctggggcagggaggcagcCCCACTCCCTTTGACCGTAATTTCGGCACCAAGATGGGCGCCAAGGCCGTGGCCTGGATCACCGGCAAGATCAAGGAGTGCTCCCGGCACggtgggtgctgctggatggGGGACCCCAAAAGGACCCCAGAGTGACCCTACATTCCCAAACCATTCCCAACCTCCCCTCCAATGTTTCTGGAAGGTCCCGAATATTCCCAACCTACCCTGCCATGGGTTTTCTCCTCCTGGAGCATCCCAAACATCCCCAacccctgctccaggaggatCCCAGACATTCCCAGCTGGCCTCCAGGAGGTTCCCAACCATTCCCGTGTTCCTGCAGGCCGGATCTTTGCCAACACGGCTGACTCGGCGTGCCTGCTGGGGATGCGCAAGCGCAGCCTGGTGTTCCAGCCCATCGCCGAGCTGCGCCAGCAGACGGATTTCGAGTGcgtgtccctccctgtccctcccttccccacccccaGGAAAGTGGGACAAAGCCTGGGATCCgtccccagggatgtccccagcccgtccctgtcccctcaggcACCGCATCCCCAAGGAGCAGTGGTGGCTGAAGCTGCGGCCCATCCTCAAAATCCTGGCCAAGTACAACATCGAGCTGGACACGTCAGAGACGGCGCACCTGGAGCACCTGACCCGCAAGGTCCTGGTCCCCGAGGCCACCgtgtgacagggacagcggCCACGGCCAGCCTGagcaaccccaaatccccttttcccACAGCGGCCTGGGgctttttggggattttatgGGATTTTGAGAAGTGGTCCCCAAGCGATGTCATAATAAATTGAGGACGGATGGTGGAGGTTGAGGTTTTTACGGTTAAAATCACAAAATGGAGATGTTTCAATAAATCCAGTGCTTGTGCAAGTGCTCCAGGTCTCTGTGAATCCATGGAAAGGCAAACCTGGATCCCACCGACACCAAATCCCTCCTGATCCTCAGGATTTCCCTGCCCAGCATAATAGAGAGGGATAAGAGAGGTACAATTTGAGCTTTCATCCCCAAGTTCATCCCAGAAAATAACAATGACAGATTTTAGCTGCTTGGTTTCACCTCGGAGAGCTGCTCTTCCATTGGATCCTGGAACAGATCCCAAAAAAAGCCACCCCAAACCAACACCAAAGGGTGAATTCCTGGTGGGAAACCTCAGGAAGGGCTTGAGGAGATGGGAGGGAAGCCCTTGGCTCCATATGGAGCTCTCTGGAGAAGATTTCTTTTGCCCAAAAGAATTCCAGCCCTGCAAAATTTTGGTGTTTGAGGTGGTTTCCCTCTTGATGCAGCATAAAAATTATGGATAAACAGGGAGAACTTCACTCTCCATGCTGGAGAAACACCTGGATCTTTGATTTTCAGCTAACACATCCCACAGGATTACTCTGCATCCCAACCCACAATTTCTTGCCTTGGGTGCTTCCTCAAAGGAGACTTTTCCTGTAAAAACTTCCTTTCACAAGGCCATAGAAccaaaaaaaaggggaaaaacagatTAATCCAACAGCTGAGATATAATTTGCCAGCAGAGGGATATTGTTCATTGCAGAAagggggggacagggagagaagCAGAGGGAACGTGAGAGGACAGAGGGAGAAATGGAGGGGACAAAAATGGAAGGGAcaaggggaggaaagggaggcAGTGTGAGGGGCCAGCAGGGTCCCGGGTGGCCGAGGGGAACAAAAACCATGGAGAAGAACCTGGCAAGTCCCAAAGTGAGTGGGGGTCCTCTCCCTGGAGCGAGGGGCGATCCGGGGGAAGGGCAGCTGCCCTTCCctcaggtgagcagcagcaggtacTCCTTGAGGCAGTtgggcagtggcagctgctgcacgGCCTGGGGCAGGAAGCGCAGGCCCAGCGAGCGGCGCACGGCGTAGCGCGACAGCGCCTGCAGCGTGCCCGGCGCCGAGCACAGCAGCGTCAGCCGCTGGCACAGCTGCGGGTCCCGGgccacctcccagggcaggctcCCGTTCTTGCGCAGCTCGAAGTGTCCCGTGGCTCTGTGCAGCAAATCCAGGCAGGAATCCTCCCGCTCCGTGCCCAGGCCCCGCACCAGCAGCGCCACCAGGCGCGAGATGGGGCTCTGGCCCTTCAGGTTGACCACGCGCACCTCGGCGCCGAAGTCCAGCAGCACGCTGACACTCTCCAGGTTGCCCTTCATAGCCGCCCAGCTCAGGGGGGTGTCGTTGTTGTAGTCCAGGGCGTTGACCAGGGCGCCGTTGGCCAGCAGGGCCCGCACGCACTCGGCGTTGTTCTTGAAGGCCGCCCAGTGCAGCGGCGTGTCCTTGTTGCCGTCCAGGGCATTGGGGTTGGCGCCGTACTCCAATAAAATCTCCACGCAGGTTTCATCTTTTTCTGCTGCGTAGTGAAGGGCTGTGCGGTTGTAGCCATCCAGGGCGTTTAcctgggggagaaaaaaaaaggtttgggGATCAGGAGTGGCCCCAGCTGGATGCCACAGCAAGGGAAGAGTCAAAAGTCCCAAAGCCCAAATCTAGGGAAAATGAGGAAGGCTTTCAGCCCAGTAGCCATGGGAATATGGGGtaaaaaatccagcaaatttAGGGGTTAATTCTTCCTTCTCAGTCTCCTGAAATCTCAGTGCAAAAATTTAGGTTTCaatccttcctctgctcccaaaatctcagcccaagaattccctccctgctgggacaATGAACCTCGCCCTGGTGCCACTTTGTGAGGGGACACAAGCCCGTGGAATATCCTGAGGTGGAAAAGACCTAcaaagatcatcaaatccaagccctggccctgcacaggacactcaAAAATCCCCCCCTATGCTGGGAGTGTTGTCCAAACCCCAGTCCCCGGACCTTGTGCCCCATGACACTCTgggggaaaagctttttcccaAAATTCAACTTAAACACATCAGCTCCAACCTCAGCTCTTTATCAGCTTCTCCCAACTTCCCTGCCCCTTATCTCAGGAGTTTTCCACCTGTTTTCGGTTTCTCCAAAGCTTTACCTCAGCTcctttttgcagcagcagctccacgcAGTCGGCATCAGCCACCATGCAGGCACAGTGCAGGGGTTTGAGGGTGCCATGCAGGCAGTTCACATCGGCgccctggggagcacaggaACGCCCCCAGGTCAGGAACTCCCCCTTTGCATTCCTTCGGAAAGCGTCAATTCACACAAATCCCGGGGGTTTGCAGGAACCGCCTCGGGGTCAGCAAATCCCaccctttccctgccctccccaagCCTCCAAGAAAGGCTTAATTAAGAGAAATC carries:
- the PFKM gene encoding ATP-dependent 6-phosphofructokinase, muscle type, with the translated sequence MVAVPVAPALSRFVAPAALSLAAFLLLLLLSFLPPGPSRRRSAGRKMPPSPAGPQHAETLGVGKAIAVLTSGGDAQGMNAAVRAVVRVGIYTGARVFFVCEGYQGLVDGGDHIREATWESVSMMLQLGGTVIGSARCQDFRTREGRLRAARNLVKRGITNLCVIGGDGSLTGADTFRAEWGGLLAELLKTGAITAEEAQRSSHLNIVGMVGSIDNDFCGTDMTIGTDSALHRIIEIVDAITTTAQSHQRTFVLEVMGRHCGYLALITALACGADWVFIPESPPEDDWEEHLCRRLAETRDGGSRLNIIIVAEGAIDKHGKAITSDDIKTLVVKRLGYDTRVTILGHVQRGGTPSAFDRILASRMGVEAVMALLEGTPDTPACVVSLSGNQAVRLPLMECVQVTKDVTTAMNEGRFEDAVKLRGRSFQNNWNVYKLLAHIRPPATKSGYTVAVMNVGAPAAGMNAAVRSTVRIGLIHGHRMLAVHDGFEGLAFGMVEEIGWNTVGSWTGLGGSKLGTKRTLPKKYFEEISANISKFGIHGLVIIGGFEAFTGGLELVEGRARFEELCIPLCIVPATVSNNVPGSDFSIGADTALNTITNTCDLIKQSAAGTKRRVFIIETMGGFCGYLATMAGLAAGADAAYIFEEPFSSRDLQANVDHLTEKMKTTVKRGLVLRNERCNENYTTDFIYNLYSEEGKGIFDCRKNVLGHMQQGGSPTPFDRNFGTKMGAKAVAWITGKIKECSRHGRIFANTADSACLLGMRKRSLVFQPIAELRQQTDFEHRIPKEQWWLKLRPILKILAKYNIELDTSETAHLEHLTRKVLVPEATV
- the ASB8 gene encoding ankyrin repeat and SOCS box protein 8 isoform X2 is translated as MPRRGPRHVVHHAEHSEQVLAVRAPHPHHRRHPLLPSGQRGGSHRNAKGEFLTWGRSCAPQGADVNCLHGTLKPLHCACMVADADCVELLLQKGAEVNALDGYNRTALHYAAEKDETCVEILLEYGANPNALDGNKDTPLHWAAFKNNAECVRALLANGALVNALDYNNDTPLSWAAMKGNLESVSVLLDFGAEVRVVNLKGQSPISRLVALLVRGLGTEREDSCLDLLHRATGHFELRKNGSLPWEVARDPQLCQRLTLLCSAPGTLQALSRYAVRRSLGLRFLPQAVQQLPLPNCLKEYLLLLT
- the ASB8 gene encoding ankyrin repeat and SOCS box protein 8 isoform X1, producing the protein MWYIMQSIQSKYSLSERLIRTIAAIRSFPRDNVEDLIGRGADVNCLHGTLKPLHCACMVADADCVELLLQKGAEVNALDGYNRTALHYAAEKDETCVEILLEYGANPNALDGNKDTPLHWAAFKNNAECVRALLANGALVNALDYNNDTPLSWAAMKGNLESVSVLLDFGAEVRVVNLKGQSPISRLVALLVRGLGTEREDSCLDLLHRATGHFELRKNGSLPWEVARDPQLCQRLTLLCSAPGTLQALSRYAVRRSLGLRFLPQAVQQLPLPNCLKEYLLLLT